The following proteins are encoded in a genomic region of Pseudomonas leptonychotis:
- a CDS encoding MarR family winged helix-turn-helix transcriptional regulator: protein MAALDPCAELLLDNQLCFALYSTSLLMTKVYKPLLQDLGLTYPQYLAMMVLWEGDGITVGDVSSRLLTDPGSVTPLLKRLEAEGLLKRTRSSADERVVELFLTDKGRSLHEQAKRVPSCILTATQHTLAELGALKNELITLRNSLQQTL from the coding sequence ATGGCCGCGCTAGACCCTTGTGCCGAACTGCTGCTCGATAACCAGCTGTGCTTTGCTCTCTACTCAACCTCGCTGCTGATGACCAAGGTCTACAAACCGCTGCTGCAAGACTTGGGGCTGACCTACCCGCAGTACCTGGCCATGATGGTGCTTTGGGAAGGCGATGGCATCACCGTAGGCGACGTCAGCAGTCGTTTGCTGACTGATCCAGGCTCTGTCACCCCTCTGCTCAAGCGCCTGGAAGCTGAAGGTCTACTCAAGCGTACCCGCAGCAGTGCCGATGAGCGTGTAGTCGAGCTGTTTCTGACCGATAAAGGCCGTAGCCTGCACGAACAGGCCAAGCGCGTCCCCAGCTGCATCCTCACCGCTACTCAACATACCCTCGCAGAACTGGGTGCGTTAAAGAATGAGCTAATCACGCTGCGCAATAGCCTGCAGCAAACCCTCTAA
- a CDS encoding organic hydroperoxide resistance protein: MSIQTIAYRAYAEATGGRDGRAISSDGVLDVALTTPKELGGAGSQGTNPEQLFAAGYSACFIGAMKFVAGRDKLAIPTDASIEGVVGIGAIPNGFGIEVELRISLPGMDREQAQTLIEQAHIVCPYSNATRGNIDVTLTLLD, translated from the coding sequence ATGTCGATTCAAACCATTGCTTACCGTGCCTACGCAGAAGCCACTGGCGGTCGTGACGGCCGCGCCATTTCTTCCGACGGCGTACTGGATGTTGCCCTGACCACCCCGAAAGAACTCGGCGGCGCCGGCAGCCAGGGAACCAATCCAGAGCAGCTGTTCGCTGCGGGCTACTCGGCCTGCTTTATCGGTGCGATGAAATTCGTTGCAGGCCGCGACAAGCTGGCCATACCAACAGACGCATCGATTGAAGGTGTGGTGGGTATCGGCGCTATCCCCAACGGTTTCGGCATCGAAGTCGAACTGCGCATCAGCCTGCCAGGTATGGATCGTGAGCAAGCGCAGACCCTGATCGAGCAGGCGCACATCGTCTGCCCGTACTCCAACGCCACCCGCGGCAATATCGACGTCACCCTGACGCTGCTCGACTAA
- a CDS encoding cold-shock protein has protein sequence MANRETGTVKWFNDEKGFGFITPTNGGDDLFVHFKAIQSDGFKSLKEGQTVTYVAARGQKGMQAEEVQVA, from the coding sequence ATGGCAAATCGCGAAACTGGCACCGTCAAATGGTTCAACGATGAGAAAGGCTTCGGCTTCATTACCCCTACTAACGGCGGCGATGATCTCTTCGTTCACTTTAAAGCCATCCAAAGCGACGGTTTCAAAAGCCTGAAAGAAGGCCAGACTGTTACCTACGTGGCCGCTCGCGGTCAGAAAGGTATGCAAGCTGAAGAGGTACAGGTGGCTTAA
- a CDS encoding acyl-CoA dehydrogenase family protein, whose amino-acid sequence MSAFQEYFDDSHQLVRDSVRRFVEREILPHINEWEEAEEFPRELYLKAGAAGILGIGYPEIFGGSHEGDVFAKVAASEELMRSGSGGLVAGLGSLDIGLPPVVKWAKPELRDRIVPQVLSGEKIMALAVTEPSGGSDVANLKTRAVRDGDYYRVTGSKTFITSGVRADYYTVAVRTGGDGFGGVSLLLIEKGTPGFSVGRKLKKMGWWASDTAELFFDDCRVPVSNLIGVENMGFAGIMANFQSERLSLAIMANMTAQLAFEESMKWAKEREAFGKPIGKFQVLKHRLAEMATQLEVSRDFTYRQAAKMAAGKSVIKEISMAKNFATDIADRLTYDAVQIMGGMGYMRESLVERLYRDNRILSIGGGSREIMNEIISKQMGL is encoded by the coding sequence ATGTCTGCCTTCCAAGAATATTTTGATGACTCTCACCAGTTGGTGCGTGACTCTGTCAGGCGCTTTGTTGAGCGCGAAATTCTGCCGCACATTAATGAGTGGGAAGAGGCAGAAGAATTTCCTCGTGAACTTTATCTGAAGGCAGGGGCTGCTGGGATCCTTGGTATTGGCTATCCAGAAATTTTTGGTGGTAGCCATGAGGGCGATGTATTTGCCAAGGTCGCGGCCAGTGAGGAATTGATGCGTTCTGGCTCCGGTGGGCTGGTCGCAGGGCTTGGTTCGCTGGATATCGGCTTGCCGCCTGTGGTGAAGTGGGCCAAGCCGGAGTTGCGCGATCGCATCGTGCCGCAGGTTCTGTCAGGTGAAAAAATCATGGCGTTGGCGGTAACCGAGCCGTCTGGTGGTTCCGACGTTGCCAACCTAAAAACTCGTGCTGTACGTGATGGCGATTACTACCGGGTAACGGGCAGCAAAACCTTTATCACCAGCGGCGTGCGCGCGGACTATTACACCGTAGCGGTGCGCACGGGTGGCGATGGTTTTGGCGGCGTTAGCCTGCTGTTGATCGAGAAGGGTACGCCTGGCTTCAGCGTTGGCCGCAAGCTGAAGAAAATGGGCTGGTGGGCGTCTGACACGGCTGAATTATTTTTCGACGACTGTCGTGTGCCAGTGAGCAATTTGATCGGTGTAGAGAATATGGGGTTTGCCGGCATCATGGCGAATTTCCAGAGCGAGCGCTTATCTCTGGCGATCATGGCCAATATGACGGCGCAACTGGCGTTTGAGGAGTCGATGAAGTGGGCCAAAGAACGCGAAGCGTTCGGTAAGCCTATCGGCAAATTCCAGGTGCTAAAGCATCGTTTGGCAGAGATGGCGACCCAGCTTGAAGTGTCTCGAGACTTTACCTATCGGCAAGCGGCGAAAATGGCGGCTGGTAAAAGCGTTATCAAGGAAATATCTATGGCCAAGAATTTCGCCACTGATATTGCCGATCGACTGACCTATGACGCCGTGCAGATTATGGGCGGCATGGGCTATATGCGCGAAAGCCTGGTGGAGCGGCTGTATCGCGATAATCGCATTTTGTCGATTGGTGGCGGCTCGCGTGAAATCATGAACGAGATCATCAGCAAGCAGATGGGCTTGTAG
- the recR gene encoding recombination mediator RecR gives MSFSPLIRHLIDSLRILPGVGQKTAQRMALQMLERDRSGALRLAQALTQAMNGVGHCKQCRSLSEDDVCQLCLDPRRDDSVLCVVEGPMDVYAVEHTGFRGRYFVLKGHLSPLDGLGPEAIGIPELLTRIAAGSFSEVILATNPTVEGEATAHYIAQLLAGKGLIASRIAHGMPLGGELELVDGGTLAHSIAGRRPILL, from the coding sequence ATGAGCTTTAGCCCGCTGATCCGTCACTTAATCGATTCCTTGCGCATTCTCCCTGGCGTTGGGCAGAAGACTGCCCAGCGCATGGCCTTGCAAATGCTAGAGCGCGACCGTTCTGGAGCCCTGCGTTTAGCTCAGGCGCTGACGCAGGCGATGAATGGGGTTGGACACTGCAAGCAGTGCCGCAGCCTGAGCGAGGACGACGTGTGCCAGTTGTGTCTTGATCCGCGCCGGGACGATAGCGTGCTGTGCGTGGTCGAGGGGCCGATGGATGTGTACGCGGTCGAACACACCGGGTTCCGCGGCCGCTATTTTGTACTCAAAGGGCATTTGTCTCCGCTCGACGGACTGGGCCCGGAAGCCATCGGAATTCCTGAGTTGCTGACGCGAATCGCGGCGGGCAGCTTTAGCGAGGTGATTCTTGCAACTAACCCAACGGTCGAGGGAGAGGCCACGGCGCATTACATCGCTCAGTTGTTGGCGGGCAAAGGCCTGATTGCCTCGCGCATTGCCCATGGCATGCCGTTGGGGGGGGAGCTGGAGCTAGTCGATGGCGGTACTTTGGCGCATTCGATCGCTGGGCGGCGACCTATCCTGCTCTGA
- a CDS encoding YbaB/EbfC family nucleoid-associated protein codes for MMKGGMAGLMKQAQQMQEKMQKMQEELANAEVTGQSGAGLVSVVMTGRHDIKRVSLDDSLMQEDKEILEDLIAAAVNDAVRKVEQNSQDKMSGMTSGMQLPPGFKMPF; via the coding sequence ATGATGAAAGGTGGCATGGCCGGCCTGATGAAGCAGGCTCAGCAAATGCAGGAAAAAATGCAGAAGATGCAGGAAGAGCTGGCGAACGCCGAAGTGACCGGTCAGTCCGGTGCTGGGTTGGTCAGTGTGGTGATGACTGGGCGTCACGATATCAAGCGCGTCAGCCTAGATGACAGCCTGATGCAGGAAGACAAAGAAATTCTTGAAGACTTGATCGCGGCGGCGGTGAATGATGCCGTGCGTAAGGTTGAGCAGAACAGCCAGGACAAAATGTCCGGTATGACTTCTGGTATGCAGTTGCCACCGGGTTTCAAAATGCCGTTCTAA